Proteins found in one Deinococcus seoulensis genomic segment:
- a CDS encoding glutamate synthase subunit beta: MSKITGFLDQPRIKDQYAPVDARLKHYHEFLIPLDSGAAKLQATRCMDCGIPFCNNGCPVGNIIPDFNNLVYQDDWRSALDTLHSTNNFPEFTGRICPAPCEAACTLNIGGDAVGIKSIELSIIERGWQEGWVTPQPPAVKTGKRVAVIGSGPAGLAAAQQLARAGHDVTVFEKNDRVGGLMRYGIPDFKMDKHHIDRRVEQMEAEGVTFRTGTLVGAWPEGSRVTNLSKKTVTPDELKAEFDAVLLAGGAEQPRDLPAPGRELDGIHFAMEFLPQQNRVNAGDKLKKQLRADGKHVIVIGGGDTGSDCVGTSNRHGAASVTQFEVMPQPPEKENKPLVWPYWPMKLRTSTSHEEGAVREFAIATKEFIGKGGKVTGVKTVRMELIDGKLTEVEGSEEIHKADLVLLAMGFVSPVGSVIDAFGIDKDARGNAHAHTDEGGYHTNVEGVFAAGDMRRGQSLVVWAIREGRQAARAIDQHLMGTSVLPR; encoded by the coding sequence ATGAGCAAGATCACCGGCTTCCTCGACCAACCGCGCATCAAGGACCAGTACGCGCCCGTCGACGCGCGCCTCAAGCACTATCACGAGTTCCTGATCCCGCTCGACAGTGGCGCCGCGAAACTCCAGGCGACCCGCTGCATGGACTGCGGCATTCCGTTCTGCAACAACGGCTGCCCCGTCGGGAACATCATCCCGGACTTCAACAACCTCGTGTACCAGGACGACTGGCGCAGCGCGCTGGACACCCTGCACTCCACGAACAACTTCCCCGAGTTCACGGGCCGCATCTGCCCCGCGCCCTGCGAGGCCGCCTGCACCCTGAACATCGGCGGCGACGCCGTGGGCATCAAGAGCATCGAGCTGAGCATCATCGAACGCGGCTGGCAGGAAGGCTGGGTCACCCCGCAACCCCCCGCCGTCAAGACTGGGAAGAGGGTCGCCGTGATCGGTTCCGGCCCCGCCGGGCTGGCCGCCGCGCAGCAGCTCGCGCGCGCCGGGCACGACGTGACCGTGTTCGAGAAGAACGACCGCGTGGGCGGCCTGATGCGCTACGGCATTCCCGACTTCAAGATGGACAAGCACCACATCGACCGCCGCGTCGAACAGATGGAAGCCGAAGGCGTCACCTTCCGCACCGGCACCCTGGTCGGCGCGTGGCCCGAAGGCAGCCGCGTCACGAACCTCAGCAAGAAGACCGTCACTCCCGACGAACTGAAAGCCGAATTCGACGCCGTGCTCCTCGCGGGCGGCGCCGAGCAGCCCCGCGACCTGCCCGCGCCCGGCCGCGAACTGGACGGCATTCACTTTGCCATGGAGTTCCTGCCGCAGCAGAACCGCGTGAACGCCGGTGACAAGCTGAAAAAGCAGTTGCGCGCCGACGGGAAGCACGTCATCGTGATCGGCGGCGGCGACACCGGCAGCGACTGCGTCGGCACCAGCAACCGCCACGGGGCCGCCAGCGTCACCCAGTTCGAGGTCATGCCCCAGCCCCCGGAAAAAGAGAACAAACCCCTCGTGTGGCCCTACTGGCCCATGAAACTCCGCACCAGCACCAGCCACGAGGAAGGCGCCGTGCGTGAATTCGCCATCGCCACCAAGGAATTCATCGGCAAGGGCGGCAAGGTCACGGGCGTCAAGACCGTCCGCATGGAACTGATTGACGGCAAACTCACCGAAGTCGAAGGCAGCGAGGAAATCCACAAGGCCGACCTCGTCCTGCTCGCCATGGGCTTCGTCAGCCCCGTCGGCAGCGTCATCGACGCCTTCGGCATCGACAAGGACGCCCGCGGCAACGCCCACGCCCACACCGACGAGGGCGGCTACCACACCAACGTCGAGGGCGTGTTCGCCGCCGGAGACATGCGCCGCGGCCAGAGCCTCGTCGTGTGGGCCATCCGCGAGGGCCGCCAGGCCGCCCGCGCCATCGACCAGCACCTCATGGGCACATCGGTCCTGCCCCGCTAA
- the glyA gene encoding serine hydroxymethyltransferase, producing the protein MTTTAEKSAARDTALFDLITQEAERQQRGLELIASENFTSAAVREAQGSIVTNKYAEGYPGKRWYGGCEVVDRIEQLAIDRLKELFGAAWANVQPHSGSSANLAVYNALIEPGSVVLGMDLSHGGHLTHGNPVNFSGLRYQIVGYKVNPETELIDMDEVRRLAHEHKPKMIIAGASAYSRTIDFAAFREIADEVGAILFADIAHIAGLVAAGVHPNALPHAHVVASTTHKTLRGPRGGIILSNDPELGAKIDRAVFPGYQGGPLEHVIAAKAVAFGEALQPEFKEYAAQIIRNAQALAQAFQDKGYRVVSGGTDNHLFVLDLRPQGLNGTKATRLLDANHITISKSTLPYDTEKIMHGGGIRIGTPAVTTRGMVESDMLKVADLIDRALKGEDVKEEVHAFAGGFPIP; encoded by the coding sequence ATGACGACCACCGCCGAGAAATCTGCCGCCCGTGACACGGCACTCTTCGACCTGATCACCCAGGAGGCCGAGCGTCAGCAGCGCGGCCTGGAGTTGATTGCCTCCGAGAACTTCACGTCGGCGGCGGTGCGTGAGGCGCAGGGCAGCATCGTGACCAACAAGTATGCCGAGGGGTACCCCGGCAAGCGCTGGTACGGCGGGTGCGAGGTCGTGGACCGCATCGAGCAGCTGGCCATCGATCGCCTGAAGGAACTGTTCGGCGCGGCGTGGGCGAACGTGCAGCCGCACAGTGGGTCAAGTGCGAACCTCGCGGTGTACAACGCGCTGATCGAGCCGGGTTCCGTGGTGCTGGGCATGGACCTGAGTCACGGCGGGCACCTGACGCACGGGAACCCCGTGAACTTCTCCGGGCTGCGCTACCAGATCGTGGGGTACAAGGTGAACCCCGAAACCGAACTGATCGACATGGACGAAGTTCGCCGTCTGGCGCACGAGCACAAACCGAAGATGATCATTGCGGGAGCCAGTGCGTACAGCCGCACCATCGACTTCGCGGCGTTCCGCGAGATCGCCGATGAGGTCGGCGCGATCCTGTTCGCGGACATCGCGCACATCGCGGGACTGGTCGCGGCGGGCGTGCACCCGAACGCGCTGCCGCACGCGCACGTGGTCGCCAGCACCACCCACAAGACCCTGCGCGGGCCGCGCGGCGGGATCATCCTGAGCAACGACCCGGAACTCGGCGCGAAGATCGACCGGGCCGTGTTCCCCGGTTACCAGGGTGGCCCGCTGGAGCACGTGATCGCCGCGAAAGCCGTCGCGTTCGGCGAGGCCCTCCAGCCGGAGTTCAAGGAGTACGCCGCGCAGATCATCCGCAACGCGCAGGCGCTCGCGCAGGCCTTCCAGGACAAAGGCTACCGCGTGGTGTCCGGCGGGACCGACAACCACCTGTTCGTGCTGGACCTGCGCCCCCAGGGCCTGAACGGCACCAAGGCCACGCGCCTGCTGGACGCGAACCACATCACGATCAGCAAGAGCACCCTGCCGTACGACACCGAGAAGATCATGCACGGCGGCGGCATCCGCATCGGCACGCCCGCCGTCACCACGCGCGGCATGGTGGAAAGCGACATGCTGAAGGTCGCCGACCTGATCGACCGCGCCCTGAAAGGCGAGGACGTGAAGGAAGAAGTGCACGCCTTCGCCGGTGGCTTCCCGATTCCCTGA
- a CDS encoding YybH family protein has protein sequence MPPNPGDPTHILSAYADAVHARDAEALLALYHPHVTVYDMWEHWLYDGQQQWRGMVEGWFASLGDERVQVTFDDIRSTVTPELALVHAFATYTGLSATGERLRAMNNRITLTLTRSGDRWLILHEHSSAPAEFSSGKVNLHRPA, from the coding sequence ATGCCTCCCAACCCTGGTGACCCCACCCACATCCTCAGTGCCTACGCCGACGCCGTGCACGCCCGCGACGCCGAAGCTCTGCTCGCCCTGTACCACCCCCACGTCACCGTGTACGACATGTGGGAACACTGGCTCTACGACGGCCAGCAGCAGTGGCGCGGCATGGTCGAGGGCTGGTTCGCCAGCCTCGGCGACGAACGGGTGCAGGTCACCTTCGACGACATCCGCAGCACCGTCACGCCGGAACTGGCCCTCGTGCACGCCTTCGCCACCTACACGGGCCTCAGCGCCACTGGCGAACGCCTGCGCGCCATGAACAACCGCATCACCCTCACCCTGACCCGCAGCGGCGACCGCTGGCTGATCCTCCACGAACACAGCAGCGCCCCCGCCGAATTCAGCAGCGGCAAGGTCAACCTCCACCGACCAGCGTGA